The Skermanella pratensis genome has a window encoding:
- the hpnC gene encoding squalene synthase HpnC produces the protein MAEFNIAPPATGSTEPSAKKDASGENFPVASRLLPKRLRPHVMAFYHFVRLGDDIADDPDLEPELKLSHLDALERALVKGEAHSAYLQPALDLHASLKLTRIPDTHARQVLQAFRRDAKSTPCRTWSDLMLYCRYSAAPVGRYLLDLHGEGAKAVGPSDALCAALQILNHLQDCREDWVELGRCYIPRIWFEQSKVSPERLVERSSNDQLRAILDRTLDEVDKLLERAAPLPGLVVHRGLRLESAVILSLARALSRQLRRQDPLARRVKLTTPARVVATFQGIVAGLSTR, from the coding sequence ATGGCCGAGTTCAACATCGCACCGCCCGCCACAGGAAGCACCGAACCGTCAGCGAAGAAGGACGCGAGCGGGGAGAATTTCCCGGTTGCATCGCGGCTGCTGCCGAAACGCCTCCGCCCGCACGTGATGGCATTCTATCATTTCGTGCGCCTGGGCGACGACATCGCCGACGATCCCGATCTGGAGCCGGAACTGAAGCTGAGCCACCTGGACGCGCTGGAGCGCGCGCTGGTCAAGGGCGAGGCCCACAGCGCCTATCTCCAGCCCGCGCTGGACCTGCACGCCAGCCTGAAGCTGACCCGGATCCCCGACACCCACGCCCGGCAGGTGCTCCAGGCCTTCCGGCGCGACGCCAAGAGCACGCCGTGCCGGACCTGGAGCGACCTGATGCTCTATTGCCGCTATTCGGCGGCGCCGGTCGGCCGCTATCTGCTGGACCTCCATGGCGAGGGGGCGAAGGCGGTCGGGCCGTCGGACGCGCTGTGCGCGGCGCTCCAGATCCTCAACCATCTTCAGGACTGCCGGGAGGACTGGGTCGAGCTGGGGCGCTGCTATATCCCGCGGATCTGGTTCGAGCAGTCCAAGGTCAGCCCGGAACGGCTGGTCGAGCGCAGCTCGAACGACCAGCTGCGCGCGATCCTGGACCGCACCCTGGACGAGGTGGACAAGCTTCTGGAACGCGCGGCGCCGCTTCCCGGCCTGGTCGTCCATCGCGGGCTCCGGCTGGAAAGCGCCGTGATCCTCAGCCTCGCGCGGGCGCTGTCGCGGCAGCTCCGCCGGCAGGACCCGCTGGCCCGCCGGGTAAAGCTGACCACGCCCGCCAGGGTCGTGGCGACGTTCCAGGGCATCGTGGCCGGACTGAGCACCAGATGA
- the hpnD gene encoding presqualene diphosphate synthase HpnD, translating into MADSAAPGEIAGKSGTTFFWPMLLLPRRKRAAMFAIYAFCRQVDDIVDEPGPVEEKRAALAAWREQIRSLYLGGAPVGPVAAGLADAIARYHLPRGELEAVIDGMAMDLGTPLRAPPLDTLRVYCRRVAGAVGLLTIRVFDRADAETEAFALAVGDALQMTNILRDLEEDASIGRLYLPRELLVRAGISASDPAEVLRHPNLGKACDAVADMAEARFAEADRLMAGWPRRRLWAARAMMMLYRRMLERLRARGWHDMGRRPRLPRSEKAWVTLRCMVGRPPRS; encoded by the coding sequence ATGGCCGATTCCGCTGCCCCGGGAGAGATCGCGGGGAAGTCCGGCACGACCTTCTTCTGGCCCATGCTGCTGCTGCCCCGGCGCAAGCGAGCCGCCATGTTCGCGATCTACGCCTTCTGCCGGCAGGTCGACGACATCGTCGACGAGCCGGGGCCGGTGGAGGAGAAGCGGGCGGCGCTGGCCGCCTGGCGGGAGCAGATCCGCTCCCTCTATCTGGGCGGGGCACCGGTCGGGCCGGTCGCCGCCGGCCTCGCCGACGCCATCGCCCGCTACCACCTGCCCCGCGGCGAGCTGGAAGCGGTGATCGACGGCATGGCGATGGACCTGGGAACGCCCCTGCGGGCGCCGCCGCTCGATACGCTCCGCGTCTATTGCCGGCGGGTCGCCGGCGCGGTCGGCCTGCTGACGATCCGCGTGTTCGACCGGGCCGACGCCGAGACCGAGGCCTTCGCCCTGGCCGTCGGCGACGCGCTCCAGATGACCAACATCCTGCGCGACCTGGAGGAGGACGCATCGATCGGACGCCTCTATCTCCCGCGGGAGCTTCTGGTCCGCGCCGGCATCTCCGCGAGTGATCCGGCGGAGGTCCTGCGCCACCCCAACCTGGGCAAGGCATGCGACGCGGTGGCGGACATGGCGGAGGCCCGGTTCGCCGAGGCCGACCGCCTGATGGCGGGCTGGCCGAGGCGCCGACTGTGGGCGGCCCGCGCCATGATGATGCTGTACCGGCGCATGCTGGAGCGGCTGCGGGCACGGGGCTGGCACGACATGGGACGACGGCCGCGCCTGCCCCGGTCGGAAAAGGCCTGGGTGACGCTGCGCTGCATGGTCGGACGGCCACCCCGGAGTTGA
- the hpnE gene encoding hydroxysqualene dehydroxylase HpnE, which produces MSTVHVVGAGMAGLAAAVALSGSGRRVILHEGAGQAGGRCRSLHDGVLDRTIDNGNHLLLGGNRAVFALLDRIGARDRLVAAADPAEFPFLDLGTGERWALRPNDGALPWWMLVPGRRVPGTRLRDYLALARLLRAPGHATVADCLDPESVLYRRLWEPLAVAALNIAPDRGSARLMGAVVAETFLRGGAACRPFVAARGLSDTFVDPALSYLAARGCDLRLKARLRRLVTEDGRVTALEFAGETVELRPGDAVVLALPPAGAAELLPGLTVPEAHTAILNAHYRLDRPAVLPGGKIFLGLIGGTAEWLFARDDVVSVTVSAADRLMDRPAEELASLLWRDVATACGLDPAMPPARIIKEKRATFRQTPADSERRPVAATDLPNLSLAGDWTATGLPATIEGAIRSGNKAAATVLDSSSAERPARTAMQASQRRPLDISQRA; this is translated from the coding sequence ATGAGCACCGTCCACGTCGTCGGCGCCGGCATGGCCGGCCTGGCCGCTGCCGTAGCCCTGTCCGGCAGCGGGCGCCGCGTCATCCTCCACGAGGGTGCCGGACAGGCGGGGGGCCGCTGCCGGTCCCTGCACGACGGCGTGCTGGATCGGACGATCGACAACGGCAACCACCTGCTGCTGGGCGGCAACCGCGCGGTGTTCGCGCTGCTCGACCGGATCGGCGCCCGCGACCGGCTGGTCGCCGCGGCGGACCCGGCGGAGTTCCCCTTCCTGGACCTCGGCACGGGGGAACGGTGGGCGTTGCGGCCCAACGACGGCGCCCTGCCCTGGTGGATGCTGGTACCGGGCCGCCGGGTTCCCGGCACGCGTCTGCGCGACTACCTGGCGCTGGCCAGGCTGCTGCGGGCACCCGGGCACGCGACGGTGGCGGACTGCCTGGATCCGGAATCGGTGCTCTACCGACGCCTGTGGGAGCCGCTGGCGGTCGCGGCGCTGAACATCGCGCCGGACCGCGGATCGGCGCGCCTGATGGGCGCCGTCGTGGCCGAGACCTTCCTGCGCGGCGGTGCTGCCTGCCGGCCCTTCGTCGCCGCGCGGGGCCTGTCCGACACCTTCGTCGATCCGGCGCTGTCCTATCTGGCGGCACGGGGCTGCGACCTGAGGCTGAAGGCGCGGCTGCGGCGGCTCGTGACGGAAGACGGACGGGTCACGGCCCTGGAGTTCGCCGGCGAGACGGTGGAACTGCGGCCGGGCGACGCGGTGGTGCTCGCCCTGCCGCCGGCCGGCGCCGCCGAACTGCTGCCCGGATTGACGGTACCGGAGGCGCATACGGCCATCCTGAACGCCCACTACCGGCTGGACCGCCCGGCGGTGCTTCCGGGCGGAAAGATCTTCCTGGGCCTGATCGGCGGGACGGCGGAGTGGCTGTTCGCCCGGGACGACGTCGTGTCGGTCACCGTGAGCGCCGCCGACCGGCTGATGGACCGGCCGGCCGAGGAGCTGGCGTCCCTGCTGTGGCGCGACGTCGCGACCGCCTGCGGCCTGGACCCGGCGATGCCGCCCGCCCGCATCATCAAGGAGAAGCGGGCCACGTTCCGCCAGACCCCGGCCGACTCGGAGCGCCGCCCGGTCGCCGCAACAGACCTGCCGAACCTGTCCCTGGCCGGTGATTGGACCGCGACCGGCCTTCCGGCCACCATCGAAGGAGCGATCCGGTCAGGAAACAAGGCCGCCGCCACGGTGTTAGACTCTTCATCGGCCGAAAGGCCGGCGAGGACCGCGATGCAGGCTTCACAACGGCGCCCGCTCGACATATCTCAACGGGCGTAG
- a CDS encoding superoxide dismutase has product MAFELPPLPYAYDALDPYMSAQTLQFHHDKHHQAYVTTLNNLIKDTPLADKSLEEICKASYGDSSKQTIFNNAGQHWNHTLFWQMMKKGGGGAIPGELEAKIKEDLGGIDQFKEAFTQAGMTQFGSGWAWLVVDGGKLKVTKTPNGENPLVHGQTALLGCDVWEHSYYLDYQNRRADYLKAYLDNMVNWEFVAELYSKA; this is encoded by the coding sequence ATGGCCTTTGAACTTCCCCCGCTGCCGTACGCGTATGATGCGCTGGATCCCTACATGTCGGCGCAGACGCTGCAGTTCCACCACGACAAGCATCATCAGGCCTACGTCACCACCCTCAACAACCTGATCAAGGACACCCCCCTGGCGGACAAGTCGCTTGAGGAGATCTGCAAGGCGTCCTACGGCGACTCGTCCAAGCAGACCATCTTCAACAATGCCGGGCAGCACTGGAACCACACGCTGTTCTGGCAGATGATGAAGAAGGGTGGCGGCGGCGCCATTCCGGGCGAGTTGGAGGCCAAGATCAAGGAGGATCTGGGCGGCATCGACCAGTTCAAGGAAGCCTTCACCCAGGCCGGCATGACGCAGTTCGGCAGCGGCTGGGCATGGCTGGTGGTCGACGGCGGCAAGCTGAAGGTCACCAAGACCCCGAACGGCGAGAACCCGCTGGTCCACGGCCAGACCGCCCTGCTCGGCTGCGACGTGTGGGAGCACTCCTACTACCTGGATTACCAGAACCGGCGCGCCGATTACCTCAAGGCGTACCTGGACAACATGGTGAACTGGGAATTCGTCGCCGAATTGTACAGCAAGGCCTGA
- a CDS encoding Mth938-like domain-containing protein encodes MDVTPLIPADRQVIDSYGPGIFRVSGTLYEGPVLVFPDRTQGWETGSFAELTVESFSVIRGAEPPVEILLLGSGPKMGLLPSKLRRELRESGIVVDVMETGAACRTYNVLLSEERRVAAALLPV; translated from the coding sequence ATGGATGTGACGCCGCTGATACCAGCAGACCGTCAGGTCATCGATTCCTACGGCCCGGGCATCTTCCGGGTCAGCGGGACCCTGTACGAAGGGCCGGTTCTGGTGTTTCCCGACCGCACCCAGGGATGGGAAACCGGGAGCTTCGCCGAGCTGACGGTCGAGAGCTTCAGCGTGATCCGCGGCGCGGAGCCGCCGGTGGAGATTCTTCTGCTCGGCTCCGGTCCCAAGATGGGCTTGCTGCCGTCCAAGCTCCGCCGCGAACTGCGCGAGTCCGGCATCGTCGTCGACGTGATGGAGACGGGCGCCGCCTGCCGTACCTACAACGTGCTTCTGTCCGAGGAACGGCGCGTCGCCGCGGCCCTCCTGCCCGTCTGA
- the secF gene encoding protein translocase subunit SecF: MRPIRLVPDNTKIDFIGRRLIAFALSGLLVLGSIVVIATHGLNFGIDFRGGILIEVRTEGPADIGAMRNTLSGLGIGQATLQEFGGPRDVMIRIPHQEGDEAAQMAAIEQVRGALGPAVEYRRTEFVGPQVGDELIRAGILAVVLAIGGILAYVSFRFEWQFGVAAVAALTHDVIATIGLFALTQMEFSLSTVAAVLTVAGYSINDTVVVFDRVREDLRRHKSTDLPTVLNTAINQTLARTLITSGTTLLAVLALVVFGGEVIRGFSIALIWGIGIGTYSSICVAVPLLLYLNVRRGRSGGTGKKDQPVAAGNA, translated from the coding sequence ATGCGACCGATACGTCTCGTTCCCGACAACACCAAAATCGACTTCATCGGCCGCCGGCTGATCGCCTTCGCCCTTTCCGGGCTTCTGGTGCTGGGTTCCATCGTCGTGATCGCCACCCATGGGCTCAACTTCGGCATCGATTTTCGCGGCGGCATCCTGATCGAAGTGCGCACGGAGGGACCGGCCGACATCGGCGCCATGCGGAACACGCTGTCGGGCCTCGGTATCGGACAGGCGACCCTGCAGGAGTTCGGCGGCCCGCGCGACGTCATGATCCGCATTCCGCACCAGGAAGGCGACGAAGCGGCCCAGATGGCGGCGATCGAGCAGGTGCGCGGCGCCCTGGGGCCGGCGGTCGAGTACCGCAGGACCGAGTTCGTCGGGCCGCAGGTCGGCGACGAGCTGATCCGGGCCGGCATCCTTGCCGTGGTCCTGGCGATCGGCGGCATCCTCGCCTATGTGTCGTTCCGGTTCGAATGGCAGTTCGGCGTGGCCGCGGTCGCGGCGCTGACCCATGACGTGATCGCCACGATCGGCCTTTTCGCGCTGACCCAGATGGAGTTCAGCCTGAGCACGGTCGCCGCGGTGCTGACGGTCGCCGGCTATTCGATCAACGACACGGTCGTCGTGTTCGACCGGGTGCGCGAGGACCTCCGGCGGCACAAGTCCACCGACCTTCCCACGGTGCTGAACACCGCGATCAACCAGACCCTCGCTCGTACGCTGATCACCAGCGGGACCACGCTGCTGGCGGTATTGGCTCTGGTGGTGTTCGGCGGCGAAGTCATCCGCGGCTTCAGCATCGCCCTGATCTGGGGCATCGGCATCGGGACATACTCGTCCATCTGCGTCGCCGTTCCGCTGCTGCTCTATCTCAACGTCCGCCGCGGCCGGTCCGGCGGCACGGGCAAGAAGGATCAGCCGGTCGCCGCGGGCAACGCCTGA
- the secD gene encoding protein translocase subunit SecD: MVHFAKWKIVLVILVCVLGVIYAAPNLLARSTVEEMGQGLPSWLPTRTINLGLDLQGGSHLLLAVEVDTVITERLNGLVDSARTALREARIGYTDLGVQDGAVTFAVRDAGDRERAYQLARGLDSDLAVETGEAGRISARLTDTAVAARKRSAVDQSIEIIRRRIDETGTREPTIQRQGEDRILVQLPGLQDPERVKRLIGQTAKLNFRFVDQSVNAADAAARQLPAGTELLPSAEVPGQTYVVNRRVIVGGDTLVDAQPSFQNGEPVVSFKFDSIGARRFGDATRDNVGRPFAIVLDEKVISAPVIREPILGGSGVISGSFTVQAAQDLALLLRAGALPAPLTILEERTVGPGLGADSIEAGKIASLLGLLLVVVFMGASYGLFGLMANVALMFNIALIFAALSILQATLTLPGIAGIILTIGMAVDANVLIFERIREEMQNGRSPVAAIDAGYSRALTTIIDSNLTTLIAALLLFSLGSGPIKGFAVTLAIGILTSMFTAVMVTRLMVVTWLRRTRPRAIPI, translated from the coding sequence ATGGTTCATTTCGCCAAGTGGAAGATCGTTCTGGTCATCCTCGTCTGTGTCCTGGGGGTGATCTACGCAGCTCCAAACCTGCTCGCACGATCGACCGTGGAGGAAATGGGCCAGGGCCTGCCGAGTTGGCTGCCCACCCGGACCATCAATCTGGGCCTCGACCTCCAGGGCGGCTCCCACCTGCTGCTCGCGGTGGAGGTCGACACCGTCATCACCGAACGCCTGAACGGTTTGGTGGACAGCGCCCGCACCGCCCTGCGGGAAGCCCGGATCGGCTACACCGACCTGGGCGTTCAGGACGGTGCCGTGACCTTCGCCGTGCGCGATGCGGGTGATCGGGAACGGGCTTACCAGCTGGCCCGCGGTCTCGACAGCGACCTCGCCGTGGAGACCGGTGAGGCGGGCCGGATCAGCGCGCGGCTGACCGACACAGCGGTGGCGGCGCGCAAGCGGTCGGCGGTCGACCAGTCGATCGAGATCATCCGCCGCCGTATCGACGAGACCGGCACCCGCGAGCCGACCATCCAGCGCCAGGGCGAGGACCGCATCCTGGTGCAGCTTCCCGGCCTGCAGGACCCCGAGCGGGTCAAGCGCCTGATCGGCCAGACCGCCAAGCTGAATTTCCGCTTCGTCGACCAGTCGGTCAACGCCGCCGACGCGGCCGCTCGCCAGCTTCCGGCGGGGACCGAGCTTCTGCCGTCGGCGGAGGTGCCGGGGCAGACCTATGTCGTCAACCGGCGGGTGATCGTCGGCGGCGACACGCTGGTCGATGCCCAGCCGTCCTTCCAGAACGGCGAGCCGGTCGTCAGCTTCAAGTTCGATTCAATCGGCGCCCGGCGGTTCGGCGACGCGACCCGCGACAATGTCGGCCGTCCCTTCGCTATCGTGCTGGACGAGAAGGTGATCAGCGCCCCGGTCATCCGCGAGCCGATCCTCGGCGGCAGCGGCGTGATATCCGGCAGTTTCACGGTACAGGCGGCCCAGGACTTGGCGCTGTTGCTGCGCGCGGGCGCGCTCCCCGCACCGCTCACGATCCTGGAGGAGCGGACCGTCGGCCCGGGCCTCGGCGCCGACAGCATCGAGGCAGGCAAGATCGCCAGCCTGCTGGGTCTCCTCCTGGTCGTCGTCTTCATGGGTGCGTCCTACGGATTGTTCGGACTGATGGCGAACGTTGCGCTGATGTTCAACATCGCCCTGATCTTCGCGGCCCTTTCGATCCTCCAGGCGACTCTGACGCTACCCGGCATCGCCGGCATCATTTTGACGATCGGCATGGCGGTCGATGCCAACGTGCTGATCTTCGAGCGGATCCGAGAGGAGATGCAGAACGGCCGAAGCCCGGTCGCGGCGATCGACGCCGGCTACAGCCGGGCGCTGACTACGATCATCGACAGCAACCTGACGACCCTGATCGCGGCGCTGCTGCTGTTCAGCCTCGGCTCCGGCCCGATCAAGGGGTTCGCGGTGACCCTCGCGATCGGCATCCTGACCTCCATGTTCACCGCGGTCATGGTCACCCGCCTGATGGTGGTCACCTGGCTGCGCCGCACCCGGCCGCGCGCCATCCCGATTTAA
- the yajC gene encoding preprotein translocase subunit YajC: protein MFVSTAYAQAADGAGAAGLMSFLPLILIFVVFYFLLIRPQQKKLKEHKSMLEALRRGDRVVTGGGIVGTITKVGADDELVVEIAEGVRVRVLRSTINLVLAKTEPAKGSRTATGDDNDVAAAETTVEPVQDNTTGPSRGFGKMFGRK, encoded by the coding sequence ATGTTCGTATCGACGGCCTATGCACAGGCCGCGGATGGGGCGGGAGCGGCTGGTCTGATGTCGTTTCTGCCGCTGATCCTGATCTTCGTCGTCTTCTATTTCCTGCTGATTCGTCCGCAGCAAAAGAAGCTGAAGGAGCATAAGTCCATGCTCGAGGCGTTGCGCCGCGGCGACCGGGTCGTCACCGGCGGCGGCATCGTCGGCACGATCACGAAGGTCGGCGCGGACGACGAACTGGTGGTCGAGATCGCCGAGGGCGTCCGCGTCCGCGTGCTTCGCTCCACGATCAACCTGGTGCTCGCGAAGACCGAACCCGCCAAGGGCAGCCGGACCGCGACGGGCGACGACAACGATGTCGCGGCCGCCGAGACGACCGTCGAGCCGGTGCAGGACAACACCACCGGGCCCTCCCGCGGTTTCGGCAAGATGTTCGGCCGCAAGTAA